One window from the genome of Thermomicrobiales bacterium encodes:
- a CDS encoding carboxypeptidase-like regulatory domain-containing protein — protein sequence MKRPSRVLRIVAALGMLASMLTVLGPTAAIAATDPGFEPGVAPSNLLFDIDGAQEVYFPWVYNDDDFGLGDANGTVSIQNLTHADGYVFFYVGNGDGYDYTTYAYLAAGASKSFSADDIGVPAPGAPVVAALYAGTITGSQQGTTVVCEWEYGVDINGDGDAEDCVEVATVEDVTYLLPLWAGGVVKSAVAGASLPYTTADDTAVSGYNGLSGAEVGQFDEHYVPLVQTNGGPGGPWDTRVTVANLRGDANAAVTLRFFPNDGDGSGSLQTGWQQNVLVDAGDVYQLTLSDYVPEGWTGSVHILSDDKIGAIADRYKVGTDMWLTNIGSQANFEVQPGSYCGEGGCGVDIDGGLFSPFSGQYVLFAPTVYMDYNGWNTGFSVANLVDTDNNVNIQYVHNGNAIQVLSQRIAAHGMITAYRPSSPAQDQNQQNPIFDQVAGALILSDYPVAAAVDAVKYFGNDDNVGQAMTYNATANLSVAQAMPLVQKGNPSTGMGATSGLTLLNPLPIQNSMHISWLNQSGFNAANFGTSTLVVPAQSIGIAYTMTQHNLPNGYYGSAIVHANLPFTMTSGNVDYQVNGDGSVIWNGYNPCGLFRAFQYDCVWGWPDQPTTASLTKFVEDTNGNPVVGATVEVTGTDVNGDYADFSGQTGADGSIEFHVVAGTYAINVTAPPAGFIFGPSSDLSDSNILVPEGADISRTNVVELIALTATITKTVVMEEQSEVNPAAVTPVAGMTVAIFPNASCPAFGSTPSLDGALASGETDANGVVALSFPVAASGSTVCLVVIDASGEVVSRDLDLTYMPGDTDELLNTLDSGAGPVEFPATALKTVRVGSETGPFAVGTQVAIFAFESCPVMGSTPDLDGALATAVTDANGVATLVFPADTVCIVVLDASGKVIDIDTDADGWTFEAGETANFLNIIQSEPTPQAILDIHVQGAPVGGFNIYVFESTCPANPTPGGATQSALAERSSARFTVTAGAFCVGVDFDRNGTIDLYDGGTIAAGDPAENGTANSDVVIRSATGGNPASITIQP from the coding sequence ATGAAACGACCCTCACGGGTGCTGCGGATCGTGGCCGCGCTTGGGATGCTCGCAAGCATGCTCACAGTGCTGGGACCCACGGCTGCTATCGCAGCGACAGATCCGGGCTTTGAGCCGGGTGTTGCTCCGAGCAACCTGTTGTTCGATATCGATGGGGCGCAAGAAGTCTACTTTCCGTGGGTCTATAACGACGACGACTTCGGCCTTGGCGATGCCAATGGCACCGTCTCGATTCAGAATCTGACGCATGCTGACGGCTACGTCTTCTTCTACGTCGGCAATGGGGACGGATACGACTACACGACCTACGCGTATCTCGCGGCTGGTGCATCGAAGTCATTCTCGGCTGATGACATCGGCGTTCCGGCTCCGGGCGCACCCGTTGTAGCTGCGCTGTATGCTGGCACAATCACTGGATCGCAGCAGGGCACGACGGTCGTCTGCGAATGGGAGTACGGCGTCGACATCAACGGCGACGGCGACGCGGAGGACTGCGTTGAGGTCGCAACGGTTGAAGACGTCACCTATCTGCTTCCGCTGTGGGCCGGCGGCGTGGTCAAGTCGGCTGTAGCCGGCGCGAGTCTGCCGTATACGACTGCCGATGACACCGCTGTCTCGGGCTACAACGGCCTGAGCGGTGCCGAAGTCGGCCAGTTCGACGAGCATTACGTCCCGCTGGTGCAGACCAATGGCGGACCGGGCGGACCGTGGGACACCCGCGTGACCGTCGCCAACCTGCGTGGCGATGCCAACGCTGCGGTGACTCTGCGCTTCTTCCCGAATGACGGCGATGGCTCCGGCTCGCTGCAGACCGGCTGGCAGCAGAACGTCCTCGTGGACGCTGGCGATGTCTACCAGCTGACCCTCTCCGACTACGTGCCGGAAGGCTGGACCGGTTCGGTCCACATCCTCTCGGATGACAAGATCGGCGCGATCGCTGACCGCTACAAAGTCGGCACCGATATGTGGCTGACCAACATCGGCAGCCAGGCTAACTTCGAAGTCCAGCCCGGCTCGTACTGCGGCGAGGGTGGCTGTGGCGTCGATATCGACGGCGGTCTGTTCTCTCCGTTCTCCGGCCAGTACGTTCTGTTCGCCCCGACGGTGTACATGGACTACAACGGCTGGAACACCGGCTTCTCGGTGGCCAACCTGGTTGACACGGACAACAACGTCAACATCCAGTACGTCCACAACGGCAACGCGATCCAGGTGCTATCGCAGCGGATCGCCGCGCACGGCATGATCACGGCCTACCGGCCGTCTTCGCCGGCGCAGGACCAGAATCAGCAGAACCCGATCTTCGATCAGGTCGCGGGTGCGCTGATCCTCTCGGACTACCCGGTTGCGGCGGCCGTCGATGCCGTCAAGTACTTCGGCAACGATGACAACGTCGGTCAGGCGATGACCTATAACGCGACCGCCAACCTGTCGGTTGCGCAGGCAATGCCGCTGGTGCAGAAGGGCAACCCGTCCACGGGCATGGGTGCCACGTCCGGCCTGACGCTGCTCAATCCGCTGCCGATCCAGAACTCGATGCACATCAGCTGGCTGAACCAGTCTGGCTTCAACGCTGCCAACTTCGGCACGTCGACGCTGGTTGTTCCGGCCCAGTCGATTGGCATCGCCTACACGATGACGCAGCACAATCTGCCGAACGGCTACTACGGCTCGGCAATCGTGCACGCGAATCTGCCGTTCACGATGACGTCCGGCAACGTTGACTATCAGGTCAATGGCGACGGCTCGGTCATCTGGAATGGCTACAACCCATGCGGTCTCTTCCGCGCCTTCCAGTACGACTGTGTCTGGGGCTGGCCGGATCAGCCGACAACAGCGAGCCTGACCAAGTTCGTTGAGGACACCAACGGGAACCCTGTCGTCGGCGCGACCGTTGAAGTGACCGGCACCGATGTCAACGGCGACTATGCCGACTTCTCCGGCCAGACCGGGGCGGACGGCTCGATTGAGTTCCACGTCGTCGCCGGCACCTACGCCATCAATGTGACGGCCCCGCCAGCCGGATTCATCTTCGGCCCGAGCTCCGACCTCAGTGATTCGAACATCCTTGTTCCGGAGGGCGCGGACATCTCACGCACGAACGTCGTTGAGCTGATCGCGCTGACTGCGACGATCACCAAGACGGTCGTGATGGAAGAGCAGAGCGAAGTCAACCCGGCGGCGGTCACGCCTGTCGCAGGCATGACGGTCGCGATCTTCCCGAACGCGTCCTGCCCAGCCTTCGGCTCAACGCCGAGCCTTGATGGCGCGCTGGCGAGCGGTGAGACCGACGCCAACGGCGTGGTTGCGCTCAGCTTCCCCGTCGCGGCAAGCGGCTCGACGGTCTGCCTGGTCGTCATTGACGCCAGCGGCGAGGTCGTCTCGCGGGACCTCGATCTGACCTATATGCCGGGTGACACCGACGAGCTCCTGAACACGCTCGATAGCGGCGCGGGTCCGGTCGAGTTTCCGGCAACGGCGCTGAAGACCGTTCGCGTTGGAAGCGAGACCGGCCCGTTTGCGGTCGGCACGCAGGTCGCCATCTTCGCGTTCGAGAGCTGCCCAGTGATGGGCTCGACGCCGGATCTTGACGGCGCGCTGGCCACCGCGGTGACGGACGCGAACGGCGTCGCGACGCTGGTCTTCCCAGCCGACACGGTCTGCATCGTCGTCCTCGACGCGAGCGGCAAGGTCATCGACATCGACACCGATGCAGATGGCTGGACGTTCGAGGCGGGCGAGACGGCAAACTTCCTGAATATCATCCAGAGTGAGCCGACGCCGCAGGCCATCCTGGATATCCATGTGCAGGGCGCACCGGTCGGCGGCTTCAACATCTACGTCTTTGAATCCACCTGCCCGGCAAACCCGACACCGGGCGGGGCGACCCAGTCGGCGCTGGCTGAGCGCTCCTCGGCGCGGTTCACGGTCACTGCTGGCGCGTTCTGCGTCGGTGTTGACTTCGATCGCAACGGCACGATCGACCTGTATGACGGCGGCACGATCGCAGCTGGTGATCCGGCTGAGAACGGCACCGCCAACTCGGACGTCGTGATTCGCAGCGCGACCGGCGGCAACCCGGCGTCGATTACGATCCAACCGTAA